Proteins from one Leptonema illini DSM 21528 genomic window:
- a CDS encoding IS256-like element ISLil1 family transposase, producing the protein MKKNERAETSQTQSLTAEGFRDYIRTSLDARVREFALGYVGALILEEIETLCGKTGEHKRGRGFAHRGGSQRGSIVLDGERVAIQRPRARRNGKEVKLERYEILQDRSDLREHVERLMLAGISTRNYEKTLRKTEASLGLSRSAVSREFVKSSRESLNHLNSRRFPDQTFWCIVLDGIVFGGSVVIVALGVDTAGNKHFLGISEGSTENADSALSVLQSIESRDIRFTDRVLVVMDGSKALEKAAREFFGSRAEIQLCYLHKQRNVLAKLPRKYHAEFCKRYKQAFSANSYEDVASEMRSVLSWLESISYSASQSLQEGFEALLTLHRINMPPKLRTSFYTTNLIDSAFSNPRSQLNRVKRSRPQTDQVLRWVGSLLLSQEEQFRKVRAYTHIHEFLNTFLDKKIDERISA; encoded by the coding sequence ATGAAGAAGAACGAACGGGCAGAAACCAGTCAAACACAAAGCCTTACGGCCGAAGGTTTTCGGGATTATATTCGAACCAGCCTCGATGCTCGAGTGCGCGAATTTGCACTCGGTTACGTAGGAGCTTTGATTCTCGAAGAAATCGAAACGTTATGCGGCAAGACAGGGGAGCATAAGAGAGGCCGTGGATTTGCTCATCGAGGCGGCAGCCAGCGAGGTTCCATTGTGCTCGATGGAGAAAGGGTGGCCATCCAGAGGCCCAGAGCTCGACGTAACGGCAAGGAGGTGAAGCTGGAGCGATATGAGATCCTTCAGGATCGCTCTGATCTTCGCGAGCATGTTGAGCGCCTGATGCTGGCGGGCATCAGCACCCGGAACTATGAAAAGACGCTGAGAAAGACAGAAGCCTCTCTCGGCCTTTCGCGGAGTGCGGTTTCGCGGGAGTTTGTGAAGTCCAGCCGTGAGTCGCTCAATCATTTGAATTCACGCAGGTTTCCTGATCAGACATTCTGGTGTATTGTTCTTGATGGCATCGTATTCGGCGGCTCTGTCGTAATCGTTGCTCTCGGGGTCGATACGGCCGGAAACAAGCATTTTCTGGGCATTTCTGAGGGGTCTACAGAGAATGCTGATAGCGCACTCAGTGTCCTTCAATCAATCGAGAGCCGTGATATCCGCTTCACAGATCGTGTGCTTGTCGTCATGGATGGATCAAAGGCTCTCGAAAAAGCGGCCAGAGAATTCTTCGGTAGCAGAGCTGAAATTCAACTCTGCTACCTTCATAAACAGAGGAATGTCCTTGCAAAACTCCCACGGAAGTATCATGCAGAATTCTGCAAGAGATACAAGCAGGCATTCAGTGCGAACAGTTACGAAGATGTCGCAAGCGAAATGCGGTCCGTGCTATCATGGCTCGAATCCATCAGCTACAGCGCCTCTCAGAGCCTTCAGGAGGGCTTTGAAGCATTGTTAACGCTGCATCGCATCAACATGCCGCCGAAGTTGAGAACATCCTTCTACACAACCAATCTGATCGATTCGGCATTCTCGAATCCCAGGTCTCAGCTCAACCGGGTTAAACGATCAAGGCCTCAGACAGACCAGGTGCTCCGATGGGTCGGCAGTCTCCTGCTATCACAGGAGGAACAATTCCGTAAGGTGCGGGCCTACACTCATATCCATGAGTTCTTAAACACCTTCCTGGATAAAAAGATTGACGAGCGGATCTCGGCATAG
- a CDS encoding ATP-binding protein produces the protein MEERNESGFIEGEAIQLGEWINSELHFQKFGWVPPVNTPIFFADTTNIQIPRFRHPKVQLGKIPNTTLPSIMDLNLAISHHLAILGITGSGKSFIAKEIIQGLKSTTKVIIVDFTSEWKKKFSASDNITLNLDQNTISRFLNSDNQIGIVELPSLSNTVDVLESTEKVLEKIFNFAKTRYDEENPTKICLVLEEAHTITPESSFLSDLGQFGSAKAIVNKMGQVALQGRKYGVGLIVIAQRTANVSKTVLTQCNSIICFQAFDETSFNFLGNYVGKEFVQALPNLKQYHAIVTGKAFKSSLPMIVDLSK, from the coding sequence TTGGAAGAGCGAAATGAATCTGGTTTCATAGAGGGCGAAGCTATTCAATTGGGGGAATGGATTAACAGCGAATTACATTTTCAAAAATTCGGTTGGGTGCCTCCAGTAAATACACCTATTTTTTTTGCTGATACAACTAATATTCAAATTCCTCGGTTTAGACATCCCAAAGTACAATTAGGAAAAATACCGAATACAACACTTCCATCGATAATGGATTTAAATTTAGCAATAAGCCATCACTTAGCCATTCTTGGAATAACAGGATCCGGAAAGTCTTTTATAGCAAAAGAAATTATCCAAGGCTTAAAATCGACAACGAAAGTCATTATTGTGGACTTTACTAGCGAGTGGAAAAAGAAATTTTCCGCTTCCGACAATATAACTTTAAATTTGGACCAAAATACAATTTCTCGATTTTTGAATAGCGATAACCAAATTGGTATCGTAGAGTTGCCTTCTCTGAGTAATACAGTCGATGTATTAGAATCTACTGAGAAGGTGCTTGAGAAAATTTTCAATTTCGCCAAAACACGATACGATGAGGAAAATCCAACTAAAATCTGTCTCGTATTGGAAGAAGCTCATACAATAACGCCTGAGTCATCGTTTCTAAGCGATCTTGGTCAATTTGGTAGTGCCAAGGCCATAGTTAACAAAATGGGTCAAGTAGCCCTCCAAGGAAGAAAATATGGTGTCGGTTTAATAGTAATTGCTCAAAGGACAGCCAATGTATCAAAAACTGTTTTAACCCAGTGCAATTCGATTATTTGCTTTCAAGCATTTGATGAAACCAGTTTCAATTTTTTGGGAAATTATGTTGGGAAAGAATTTGTTCAAGCACTTCCCAATTTAAAACAATATCATGCAATCGTTACGGGAAAAGCCTTTAAATCGAGTTTACCAATGATTGTAGATTTAAGCAAATAA
- a CDS encoding DUF4160 domain-containing protein, with the protein MNEWTIEIEGPPLTKLEESIRQGAIRADGRRLLTEETVGNIGGLRVQVFSREHPPPHFRVIHQGISNNFTIKDCQPLNGEALKRFFRNIREWHAEHKPGLIEAWNRNRPADCPVGRYTDD; encoded by the coding sequence ATGAACGAATGGACAATTGAAATCGAAGGTCCTCCCCTGACTAAATTAGAAGAATCTATCAGGCAGGGAGCAATTCGCGCTGATGGCCGCCGTCTCCTTACTGAGGAAACAGTGGGCAATATTGGCGGACTGAGGGTTCAAGTATTTTCCAGAGAGCATCCACCGCCACACTTTCGCGTCATTCACCAAGGGATAAGCAACAATTTCACTATTAAAGATTGCCAGCCATTGAATGGTGAGGCACTGAAGAGATTCTTTCGCAACATCCGCGAGTGGCATGCGGAACACAAACCAGGCTTGATTGAAGCATGGAATCGAAACCGACCTGCCGACTGCCCGGTTGGTAGGTATACAGACGATTGA
- a CDS encoding DUF695 domain-containing protein: MDEAGGLSRPGRLESCRGQGVRGVTGVGPRFFIDRAVRSERIGRGGFLIIHELARMRTQIVDRITITLSISLWLIAACMEEKDGERQMGNDLSQIHITESWKVLNLQTGTTNAIVRINEGLSSIKGHPSLSNRIGIAMPLPPEISMDDLNSIEDFLFDSSEASNNRFIIAVIITAPEFREFVLYLNDPSDAIKVIENMKRKYPKWQFQYYVKSDPNWEGYSEFLR, from the coding sequence ATGGATGAAGCGGGAGGCTTGTCGCGGCCAGGGAGGCTGGAGTCCTGTCGCGGCCAGGGAGTCAGGGGGGTGACGGGAGTCGGCCCGAGATTCTTTATTGACAGAGCGGTCCGATCGGAAAGAATCGGGCGGGGGGGATTCTTGATTATACATGAATTAGCCAGAATGAGAACACAGATAGTCGATAGAATCACTATAACACTATCAATAAGCCTCTGGCTGATTGCTGCATGCATGGAAGAAAAAGATGGAGAGAGGCAAATGGGCAATGATCTATCTCAGATACACATCACTGAGTCATGGAAGGTTCTGAATCTTCAGACTGGTACAACAAACGCAATAGTGCGAATAAACGAAGGCCTTAGCTCTATCAAGGGGCATCCATCACTCTCGAATCGTATCGGCATAGCGATGCCATTACCTCCAGAAATCAGCATGGATGATCTGAATTCGATCGAAGACTTCTTGTTTGATTCATCGGAGGCCTCAAACAACAGATTTATCATTGCCGTAATCATCACGGCGCCAGAATTTCGAGAATTTGTCCTCTATTTGAACGATCCCTCAGATGCTATAAAGGTCATTGAGAATATGAAGAGGAAATATCCAAAATGGCAATTTCAATATTATGTAAAATCCGATCCCAATTGGGAAGGCTATTCTGAATTTCTGCGATAG
- a CDS encoding SDR family oxidoreductase: protein MHILLTGATGYIGRRLLPILLEQGHTVTAVVRDKNRFREVHPALEVIEADFLAESPPESIPQNIDAAYYLMHSMSDTRGDFSLLEERQARNFLAAINRTSVRQVIYLSGIVNDTSLSKHLASRKRTEEILSTGKYALTTLRAGIILGSGSASFEIMRDLVEKLPVMVTPRWLNTKSQPIAIRNVLQFLSGVLMFEPAFGKSFDIAGKESMTYKEMLLSFAKIRGLRRVIITIPIMTPRLSSYWLYFVTATSYSLAVNLVNSMKVEVIARPNSLAEDLDIELLSFDEAIRIAFQRIEQNDVVSSWKDSMVTAPGRVPLRIIDHVQIPTHGCFQDRRTFQTQNRERSLEKIWSIGGERGWYAAPLLWSLRGLIDKAFGGPGLRRGRTHPNRLEPGDALDFWRVLYADRNEGRLLLYAEMKLPGEAWIEFRIDAEGGLHQTATFRPLGLSGRAYWYAVLPFHGYIFNKMGRVIAS, encoded by the coding sequence ATGCATATACTTCTCACAGGCGCCACAGGCTACATTGGCCGCAGGCTCCTTCCCATACTGCTCGAGCAGGGGCATACTGTAACTGCAGTGGTTCGGGATAAGAATCGGTTTCGAGAGGTTCATCCTGCTCTTGAGGTGATCGAAGCCGATTTTCTCGCAGAAAGCCCGCCAGAGTCCATCCCTCAGAATATCGATGCGGCCTACTATTTGATGCACTCTATGAGCGACACTCGCGGCGACTTCTCTCTTCTCGAAGAGAGACAGGCCCGGAATTTTTTGGCAGCCATCAACAGAACCTCTGTCCGCCAGGTAATCTATCTTTCTGGAATCGTAAACGATACCTCGTTATCCAAACATCTCGCTTCTCGCAAGCGGACAGAAGAGATTCTCTCTACAGGGAAATATGCGCTGACCACTCTTCGCGCAGGGATCATCCTGGGATCGGGAAGTGCCTCCTTCGAAATCATGCGGGATCTTGTAGAAAAACTCCCCGTTATGGTGACTCCTCGCTGGCTCAATACAAAATCTCAGCCGATCGCGATTCGAAATGTGCTGCAGTTTCTTTCGGGTGTTCTGATGTTTGAACCTGCTTTCGGTAAGAGCTTTGACATCGCTGGAAAAGAGTCCATGACATATAAAGAGATGCTACTCTCTTTTGCGAAGATAAGAGGCCTGCGAAGGGTGATCATCACGATCCCCATTATGACGCCCAGACTCTCCTCTTACTGGCTTTATTTTGTAACGGCCACCTCTTACAGTCTTGCTGTTAACCTTGTAAACAGTATGAAGGTTGAAGTCATTGCTCGCCCCAACTCTCTGGCTGAAGATCTCGATATCGAGCTTCTCAGTTTTGATGAGGCCATTCGAATCGCCTTTCAGCGAATTGAACAGAACGATGTCGTATCGAGCTGGAAGGATTCCATGGTCACGGCGCCGGGAAGGGTTCCTCTTCGTATAATCGATCATGTACAGATTCCGACTCATGGCTGCTTTCAGGACAGACGAACCTTTCAAACTCAGAATAGAGAACGATCCCTTGAGAAAATCTGGTCGATCGGAGGAGAGAGAGGCTGGTATGCGGCCCCTCTGCTCTGGTCACTTCGCGGTTTGATCGACAAGGCATTCGGTGGTCCAGGTCTTCGTAGAGGAAGAACGCATCCGAACCGTCTGGAGCCGGGAGATGCTCTCGATTTCTGGAGAGTCCTTTATGCGGATCGAAACGAGGGGCGGCTCCTGCTGTATGCTGAAATGAAACTCCCGGGCGAGGCATGGATTGAGTTCCGGATAGATGCAGAAGGGGGTCTGCATCAAACGGCTACATTTCGCCCTCTCGGGCTTTCTGGAAGAGCGTACTGGTATGCCGTCCTCCCGTTTCATGGATACATCTTCAATAAGATGGGACGAGTGATTGCATCGTGA